The following coding sequences are from one Methanohalophilus halophilus window:
- a CDS encoding ATP-binding protein: protein MPFKINSDVLNMKDYNNIFFSINEESVVSLLSPLHTRDEIYEISAVLVSPNSFNDELYDIYGRVVLGEQASAEKTIELLKRELPGDKYSIEGTKKSLRIFSTENKNLYILSYTKNTFKISSTSILDPAELKENIPAFLEILEILVNCGYEAGEGEGDLSLVPMPQREPEYKPHSFEEKEGEKTGEGGKFEVIPREFLDIDFEDVGGCREAKEQLMLIDLGIRFPKIYEVYKAELPRGILLYGPPGTGKTMLSKAAAKELDANFYSINGSDILSKWYGESEKNLNSLFEKAKDNSPSVIFIDEIDALMPQRDTSHEVTVRIVSLLLQEMDGIESTKGVIIMGATNRPNHIDPAFLRPGRFDLKMEVPLPDEKALQDIYHIHLNGRNLEEGMDYEKLAKASKGLTGADVKGIVNACVFNKIVKLRKQMPDVITRSDLKDIETETLTTDDVLKSIEKYKKEINTLVMSPESAGMYA from the coding sequence ATGCCTTTTAAGATAAACAGTGATGTCCTGAATATGAAGGATTACAATAACATATTCTTCTCAATCAACGAAGAAAGTGTTGTTTCATTACTTTCTCCCCTGCATACAAGGGATGAGATTTACGAAATTTCAGCTGTCCTTGTGTCTCCAAATTCCTTCAACGATGAGCTTTATGATATATATGGAAGAGTTGTGCTCGGGGAGCAAGCAAGTGCTGAAAAAACCATCGAATTATTAAAAAGAGAACTGCCGGGAGATAAATATTCAATCGAAGGCACAAAAAAAAGTTTACGCATATTCAGCACGGAAAACAAAAATCTCTACATACTCAGTTATACCAAAAATACATTCAAAATATCCTCAACCTCAATTCTTGATCCTGCCGAATTAAAAGAAAACATCCCCGCATTCCTGGAAATACTCGAGATACTTGTAAACTGTGGATATGAAGCAGGCGAGGGAGAAGGTGATCTATCCCTTGTGCCAATGCCCCAAAGAGAACCCGAATATAAACCCCATTCTTTTGAAGAAAAGGAAGGAGAAAAAACAGGAGAAGGTGGAAAATTCGAAGTCATACCACGCGAATTTCTGGACATTGATTTTGAAGATGTAGGAGGATGCAGGGAAGCAAAAGAGCAACTCATGCTAATCGACCTGGGAATACGTTTTCCTAAAATATATGAAGTTTACAAGGCAGAATTACCTCGTGGAATTCTGTTATATGGCCCGCCGGGTACCGGAAAGACCATGCTTTCAAAGGCTGCTGCAAAAGAACTCGATGCAAACTTCTATTCCATAAATGGTTCAGACATACTTTCCAAATGGTACGGAGAATCAGAGAAAAACTTAAACTCCCTTTTCGAAAAAGCAAAGGATAACAGCCCTTCAGTAATTTTTATTGATGAAATTGATGCATTAATGCCCCAGAGAGACACTTCCCATGAGGTTACAGTAAGGATAGTATCCCTTCTTTTGCAGGAAATGGATGGGATCGAAAGTACAAAAGGAGTGATCATAATGGGTGCTACAAACCGTCCCAACCATATAGATCCGGCATTCCTGCGCCCGGGAAGATTTGATTTGAAAATGGAGGTACCCCTCCCCGATGAAAAGGCCCTGCAGGATATCTACCATATACACTTAAATGGACGCAACCTTGAGGAAGGAATGGATTATGAAAAACTGGCAAAAGCCAGCAAAGGACTAACGGGTGCTGACGTTAAAGGGATAGTTAATGCCTGTGTATTTAATAAAATCGTCAAATTGCGCAAACAGATGCCTGATGTCATAACCCGCTCGGACTTAAAAGATATAGAAACCGAAACCCTGACCACCGATGATGTCCTCAAAAGCATTGAAAAATACAAAAAAGAGATCAATACACTTGTCATGTCTCCTGAGTCGGCAGGTATGTATGCCTGA
- a CDS encoding DNA polymerase II large subunit, with the protein MGDIVVSETMQKYFDLMEGVLQNEIEIANRARSQGKDPKPETEIPFAKDLADRVENLIGVEGVAGRIRELETDLSREEAALALGKDIAAGNVGNFDTKREAIESAIRVAIAMLTEGVVAAPIEGIDRVDLGKNDDGTEYIKIYYAGPIRSAGGTAQALSVLVGDYVRRGIGVDRYKPRKEEVERYVEEILLYRRIATLQYMPSEDEIRLIVENCPICIDGEPTEQEEVEGYRNLDRIETNRVRGGMALVLAEGLALKAPKVQKHVNKLKIDEWEWLDTFISGGSSDEEDKDEKTKVKPKDKYMRDLIAGRPVFSHPSRPGGFRLRYGRSRNTSFAASGINPAGMVIMDNFIVAGTQLKIERPGKAAGMAPVDSIEGPTVRLYNGDVLRIDDEKTAIELHSQVEAIIDIGEILINYGDFLENNHPLIPASYCVEWWVQEYVKKTGLNAPENPNQHEVMDICNRYNLPLHPDYTCIWNDIDRDEFVKIAEFIAENGIKEDQGNQLLLPEGKAKEQGIKTILEKLLLLHRIYDSKITINNPLPFIHCLGLGEDLKKQWEELPCEDILECVNKLSGWTVREKAPMRIGARMGRPEKANRRKMSPAPHVLFPIGESGGNTRMLSSAASYKANNNSKVGEIKIEIGNRICPNCGMETHEFRCECGTHTIPKLFCPRCGRAVNKDICPKCKASTSCVTAHNINFKTVYDRAFERLGERNKLESFKGVKRMMSKHMTPEPLEKGILRAKHDLFTFKDGTVRYDMSDLPLTHIRADELGITAEKLLELGYETDINGDKLERDDQVVTLKVQDLVVSRGAAEYILQTTKYIDDLLVKYYGLEPHYKAESIEDIIGVMLIGLAPHTSAGVLGRLVGFTKSSVGYAHPFFHAAKRRNCDGDEDCVMLLMDGLINFSHEYLPDKRGGKMDAPLVLTTRIDPSEVDKEAHNIDVCSSYPLEFYETTLNYINPKELEETMDLVSSRLGTPAQFDGFMFTHDTSDIAGGPIKSAYKTLGSMVEKMDAQLSLAEKIRAVDVADVAERVLISHFLPDLFGNLRAFSRQGTRCVKCGGKFRRAPLTGTCPHCGGRVILTVHEGAVKKYLEVSLKVAKKYNVSSYTQQRIELIGYDIESLFKNDKSKQMGLADYM; encoded by the coding sequence ATGGGAGACATTGTAGTAAGCGAAACCATGCAGAAATACTTCGACCTGATGGAAGGAGTGCTGCAGAATGAAATTGAAATAGCAAACAGGGCACGTTCCCAGGGAAAGGATCCAAAACCCGAAACAGAAATTCCCTTCGCCAAAGACCTTGCAGACCGGGTAGAAAATCTCATAGGGGTTGAAGGTGTAGCCGGGCGTATCCGGGAACTTGAAACCGATCTTTCGAGGGAAGAAGCAGCCCTGGCACTTGGAAAAGATATCGCTGCTGGCAATGTGGGAAATTTTGATACAAAACGTGAGGCAATAGAGAGCGCCATCCGGGTGGCGATTGCAATGCTTACAGAAGGTGTAGTTGCCGCACCAATAGAGGGGATCGACAGGGTAGACCTGGGCAAAAATGATGATGGTACGGAATACATCAAGATATACTACGCGGGACCTATACGCAGTGCCGGTGGTACGGCACAGGCCCTTTCTGTACTTGTTGGAGATTATGTAAGAAGAGGAATCGGTGTTGACAGATACAAGCCACGCAAGGAGGAAGTGGAAAGATATGTCGAAGAAATATTGCTATACAGACGAATTGCCACTCTCCAGTACATGCCCTCTGAAGATGAGATACGCCTGATCGTTGAAAATTGTCCTATCTGCATAGATGGAGAGCCCACTGAGCAGGAAGAAGTTGAAGGTTACAGAAACCTTGACAGGATCGAAACAAACAGGGTTCGCGGGGGGATGGCACTCGTACTTGCCGAGGGGTTGGCCCTAAAAGCTCCAAAGGTACAAAAACATGTGAACAAACTCAAAATAGACGAATGGGAATGGCTGGATACGTTCATTTCAGGAGGGAGTTCAGATGAGGAAGATAAAGATGAGAAAACCAAGGTCAAGCCCAAGGATAAATATATGCGGGACCTCATTGCAGGCAGACCTGTATTTTCCCACCCATCCAGGCCTGGTGGATTCAGGCTCCGCTATGGCAGGTCACGCAACACATCATTTGCAGCATCCGGCATAAATCCCGCCGGCATGGTCATAATGGATAATTTCATCGTTGCCGGCACCCAGCTAAAAATAGAAAGACCCGGAAAAGCTGCCGGAATGGCACCTGTGGACTCTATCGAAGGACCAACCGTGCGTCTCTACAACGGAGATGTGCTTCGGATAGATGATGAAAAAACTGCAATCGAGTTACATTCACAGGTGGAAGCCATTATCGATATTGGTGAAATACTTATCAATTATGGGGATTTCCTGGAAAATAATCATCCACTTATACCTGCATCTTACTGTGTGGAATGGTGGGTACAGGAATACGTAAAAAAAACTGGCTTAAATGCCCCTGAAAATCCAAACCAGCATGAAGTAATGGATATTTGTAACCGTTATAATCTCCCCCTGCACCCTGATTACACCTGTATATGGAACGACATTGACAGAGACGAATTCGTAAAAATTGCAGAATTCATTGCTGAAAATGGCATAAAAGAAGACCAGGGAAATCAACTGTTGCTACCTGAAGGAAAAGCAAAGGAGCAGGGAATAAAAACCATTCTGGAAAAACTTCTCTTATTACATCGGATTTATGATAGTAAAATTACAATAAACAATCCTTTGCCTTTTATACATTGCCTGGGGCTGGGAGAGGATCTGAAAAAGCAGTGGGAAGAATTACCTTGTGAAGATATACTTGAATGCGTCAATAAACTCTCAGGATGGACCGTCAGAGAGAAAGCACCAATGCGCATCGGGGCAAGGATGGGAAGGCCGGAAAAAGCTAATCGGCGTAAAATGTCCCCCGCCCCCCATGTATTGTTTCCGATAGGTGAAAGCGGAGGAAATACCCGCATGCTCTCAAGTGCCGCATCCTATAAAGCCAACAACAACAGCAAAGTGGGCGAAATAAAAATAGAGATAGGAAACCGGATTTGCCCCAACTGTGGAATGGAAACCCATGAATTCAGATGTGAGTGTGGCACCCATACAATTCCAAAACTTTTCTGCCCCCGTTGTGGCAGGGCTGTCAATAAGGACATATGTCCAAAATGTAAAGCCTCCACATCCTGTGTAACCGCCCACAATATAAATTTTAAAACTGTATACGACAGGGCATTTGAGAGGTTAGGGGAGAGAAATAAACTGGAATCCTTTAAAGGGGTAAAAAGGATGATGTCAAAACACATGACCCCTGAACCTCTCGAAAAAGGAATACTTCGAGCAAAACATGACCTTTTCACATTCAAGGATGGAACTGTCAGGTACGACATGTCGGACCTTCCCCTGACACACATCCGGGCCGATGAACTGGGAATCACGGCTGAAAAACTTCTTGAACTGGGATATGAGACAGATATTAATGGCGATAAACTGGAAAGGGATGATCAGGTTGTAACCCTTAAAGTACAGGACCTGGTGGTGTCCCGGGGTGCGGCAGAGTACATACTTCAAACTACAAAATACATTGATGACCTGCTTGTGAAGTATTACGGGCTTGAACCCCATTACAAAGCAGAATCTATAGAGGACATTATCGGGGTGATGCTAATCGGTCTGGCTCCACATACATCAGCGGGAGTTCTGGGCAGATTGGTAGGATTCACAAAATCATCCGTAGGATATGCACATCCTTTCTTCCATGCAGCAAAAAGACGTAATTGTGATGGTGATGAGGATTGCGTCATGTTGCTTATGGACGGTCTGATTAACTTTTCACATGAATACCTGCCTGATAAAAGGGGAGGAAAGATGGATGCCCCTCTTGTGCTTACAACCAGGATTGATCCCAGTGAAGTTGATAAGGAAGCACACAACATTGACGTTTGTTCCTCTTATCCACTGGAATTTTATGAAACCACCTTGAATTATATAAATCCCAAGGAACTGGAAGAAACAATGGACCTGGTCAGCAGCAGGTTAGGGACCCCGGCACAGTTTGACGGATTCATGTTTACACACGATACTTCGGATATTGCCGGCGGACCAATCAAAAGTGCATACAAGACACTGGGTTCTATGGTGGAAAAAATGGATGCCCAACTCTCTCTGGCGGAAAAAATACGTGCAGTTGATGTGGCAGATGTGGCTGAAAGAGTCCTCATATCACACTTCCTCCCCGATCTTTTCGGCAACCTCAGGGCATTTTCCAGACAGGGCACCAGATGTGTCAAATGTGGCGGGAAATTCAGAAGGGCACCCCTTACAGGTACATGCCCGCATTGTGGCGGGAGAGTCATACTAACTGTTCATGAGGGAGCGGTCAAGAAATATCTTGAAGTATCACTGAAGGTTGCAAAAAAGTATAATGTATCAAGTTATACGCAGCAGCGCATCGAACTTATCGGATACGATATCGAATCGTTGTTTAAGAACGATAAATCAAAGCAGATGGGACTTGCTGATTATATGTAA
- the mmp10 gene encoding methyl coenzyme M reductase-arginine methyltransferase Mmp10 (Mmp10 (methanogenesis marker protein 10) is a cobalamin-requiring radical SAM methyltransferase that creates the methylarginine modification to methyl coenzyme M reductase.): MEIVADIGGSPGIDCRGFCSYCYFKKVQEVPPFGCKHCFPFAKGCDYCTRSIRESYPGFKPLQIIMRDVSQNLRFSSSEPDKFTISGGGDISCYPDLKELVSSLSRFGKPIHLGYTSGKGFDDPDDASFYIENGVSEVSFTVFATDLQLRAKYMNDPEPEASIEILRRFCEKCDVYAAIVLIPSVNDGDILEKTLSDLQEMDAKGAILMRFANSREEGLILRNSPVLENITTHSIEEFETIVRNAANKFDLRITGTPLEDPLIGCPFAIRKDKAALSKLPKVTKTATIVTSKAAHPRLQEVFEALDAPVNVVAAGKDIGCLITIEDFQVLDLSQIKETVMIPGRTLAHDPEIKSILSNDGVERLIRRGPDQLTYDGEMSIGLDRDEVLAFEIENLTELIQHINVVGLPVE; encoded by the coding sequence ATGGAGATTGTTGCTGATATTGGAGGCAGTCCTGGAATTGACTGCCGCGGGTTTTGTTCATATTGTTATTTTAAGAAGGTACAGGAAGTACCACCTTTTGGTTGCAAGCACTGTTTTCCTTTTGCAAAGGGTTGTGATTACTGTACACGTAGTATAAGGGAATCCTATCCCGGCTTTAAACCTCTGCAGATTATAATGAGGGATGTATCCCAGAATTTACGTTTTTCATCTTCTGAACCGGATAAATTCACAATCAGTGGGGGTGGCGATATCAGCTGCTATCCTGACCTCAAGGAACTTGTCAGCTCGCTTTCTCGTTTTGGAAAGCCCATTCATCTGGGATACACAAGCGGAAAAGGCTTTGACGATCCCGATGACGCTTCCTTTTACATTGAAAACGGTGTCAGTGAGGTTTCTTTTACGGTTTTTGCAACCGACCTTCAACTCAGGGCCAAATACATGAATGATCCTGAGCCGGAAGCTTCAATTGAAATTCTTCGCCGCTTCTGTGAAAAATGTGATGTATATGCTGCTATCGTCCTGATTCCCAGTGTAAATGATGGTGATATCCTGGAAAAAACCCTTTCAGATCTTCAGGAAATGGATGCAAAAGGAGCAATATTGATGCGTTTTGCCAACAGTCGCGAAGAAGGTTTGATCCTGCGCAATTCCCCTGTCCTGGAAAATATCACTACACATTCGATAGAGGAATTTGAGACCATAGTAAGAAATGCGGCAAACAAATTTGATCTGCGTATCACCGGCACACCTCTTGAAGATCCCCTTATAGGCTGTCCTTTTGCCATAAGAAAGGACAAAGCAGCACTGTCCAAACTCCCGAAAGTTACAAAGACCGCAACTATTGTTACCAGTAAAGCTGCCCATCCGAGATTACAGGAAGTTTTCGAGGCGCTGGATGCACCTGTCAATGTTGTGGCGGCAGGCAAGGATATTGGATGTCTGATTACAATTGAGGATTTCCAGGTACTTGACCTTTCACAGATAAAGGAAACTGTAATGATTCCGGGACGCACGCTTGCTCATGATCCGGAGATAAAATCAATCCTTTCAAATGACGGTGTGGAGAGACTTATCAGACGAGGTCCGGACCAGCTCACCTATGACGGTGAAATGTCCATTGGTCTGGATAGGGATGAAGTACTTGCTTTTGAGATAGAGAATCTCACCGAGCTTATCCAGCACATAAATGTAGTTGGACTTCCTGTGGAATAA
- the mcrB gene encoding coenzyme-B sulfoethylthiotransferase subunit beta yields the protein MSDKIDIYDDRGKLLESGVAIEELAPTRNAAIQRIIGDTKRTVAVNLGGIQKSLATGKMGGKARHMPGREMELDIVENAGAIADSVKDLVQIDGDDDTNIETLGGGKQLLVQLPTARLTAGADYSSALTVSAAATVQTIVDMFNIDMFNAPVVKGAVWGNYPQTMDMAGGNIASILNIPQKNEGLGYSLRNIMTNHIAAITEKKAMNSAALSSIFEQAGMFEMGNAVGEFERHQLLGFACQGLNANNVVYDLVKDNGKDGTVGTVVQSVVERAIEDNVIEVDNTAPSGYNFYKANDVSMWNAYAAAGQLAATMINCGAGRAAQNVSSTILYYNDIIEKETGLPGCDMGRAQGTAVGFSFFSHSIYGGGGPGVFNGNHIVTRHSRGFAIPCVSAGVSLDAGTQMFSIEKTSGLIGDVFGSIKEFREPIKAVAESL from the coding sequence GTGTCTGACAAAATAGACATCTACGACGACAGAGGAAAACTCTTAGAAAGCGGCGTTGCAATTGAAGAGCTCGCTCCTACAAGGAACGCAGCAATTCAGCGTATCATCGGAGACACAAAGAGGACTGTAGCAGTCAACCTGGGAGGTATTCAAAAATCTCTCGCAACCGGTAAGATGGGCGGAAAGGCTCGTCACATGCCGGGACGTGAAATGGAACTCGATATTGTCGAAAACGCTGGTGCAATTGCAGATTCCGTAAAGGATCTTGTACAGATAGACGGTGATGACGACACAAACATCGAGACTCTCGGTGGCGGCAAGCAACTTCTTGTTCAGCTTCCAACCGCAAGGCTCACCGCCGGTGCTGATTACTCTTCCGCACTTACCGTAAGTGCAGCAGCAACCGTCCAGACCATTGTTGACATGTTCAACATTGACATGTTCAACGCACCTGTGGTCAAAGGAGCAGTATGGGGTAACTACCCACAGACAATGGATATGGCCGGTGGAAACATCGCTTCAATCCTGAACATCCCACAGAAGAACGAAGGTCTGGGTTACTCCCTGAGGAACATCATGACCAACCACATTGCTGCAATTACAGAGAAAAAAGCAATGAACTCAGCAGCACTGTCTTCCATCTTTGAACAGGCAGGTATGTTCGAAATGGGTAACGCAGTCGGAGAATTCGAGAGACATCAGCTTCTTGGATTTGCATGCCAGGGCCTTAACGCCAACAACGTAGTATACGATCTTGTAAAAGACAATGGTAAAGACGGAACCGTCGGTACCGTAGTACAGTCTGTTGTAGAAAGAGCAATTGAGGACAATGTAATCGAAGTCGACAACACTGCTCCTTCAGGTTATAACTTCTACAAGGCAAACGATGTATCCATGTGGAATGCATACGCTGCAGCCGGTCAACTTGCCGCTACAATGATAAACTGTGGTGCAGGCAGGGCTGCCCAGAATGTGTCATCCACAATTCTGTATTACAACGATATCATTGAGAAAGAAACTGGCCTGCCTGGCTGTGACATGGGTAGGGCACAGGGTACTGCTGTCGGATTCTCTTTCTTCAGCCACTCTATCTATGGTGGCGGTGGCCCCGGTGTATTCAACGGTAACCACATTGTAACCAGACACTCAAGAGGATTCGCAATTCCATGTGTATCCGCTGGTGTATCACTTGATGCAGGTACACAGATGTTCTCCATCGAGAAAACATCCGGCCTCATAGGTGACGTATTCGGTTCAATCAAAGAATTCAGAGAACCAATAAAAGCAGTTGCTGAATCACTCTAA
- the mcrD gene encoding methyl-coenzyme M reductase operon protein D: METSASDTKKPIQIEIFPKRMIKPDTVEGLLNKICSLEGIQRAFIQGPRLPTKVPFGPAVGTPVHHPLRTNVHFGKTEMGLEVLVGRITLELAGKEVMEDINAICEDTLPCGYDIREGRFIQTRQTVSDYAKRGPTADPALYGLYDPKSKIESQVNLLRTNEKE, translated from the coding sequence ATGGAAACTTCTGCTTCAGACACAAAAAAACCCATACAGATCGAAATATTCCCAAAACGTATGATAAAACCCGATACCGTAGAGGGGCTGCTCAATAAAATTTGCAGTCTGGAAGGTATACAAAGGGCATTCATACAGGGACCGCGCCTACCTACAAAAGTACCATTCGGACCTGCTGTCGGAACACCCGTACATCATCCATTAAGGACAAATGTACATTTTGGTAAGACCGAAATGGGTCTGGAAGTACTTGTGGGAAGGATTACACTGGAACTTGCCGGAAAGGAAGTCATGGAAGATATAAATGCAATTTGTGAAGACACACTTCCCTGCGGTTATGACATTAGGGAAGGGCGTTTCATCCAGACAAGGCAAACGGTTTCAGATTATGCAAAAAGGGGTCCTACTGCCGATCCTGCCCTATATGGTCTTTATGACCCGAAAAGCAAGATCGAATCACAGGTAAACCTCCTGAGAACAAACGAAAAGGAATGA
- the mcrC gene encoding methyl-coenzyme M reductase I operon protein C → MFDRETQVVDCRHGMGLGKGGGLAQRGTLSEAGRTDVVAVAMSPGRRHITKPICELTYGMRKEDIQVSVLVLNSGSGVPDEQMKSGSFGINPEEIKQINRHKMAVIHTGNIRDHVVRKVREILVHAEVPAVVVCQTIVDFEDFAKAGIHTRLVKPQDKNIQTKGKVMEIVTGVTRGETCPRDKLNELVKAVKSTMKSIDNKGV, encoded by the coding sequence ATGTTTGACCGGGAAACCCAGGTTGTAGATTGCAGACACGGAATGGGCCTTGGCAAAGGAGGCGGACTTGCCCAGAGAGGTACACTCTCCGAAGCCGGCAGGACCGACGTAGTCGCAGTCGCTATGAGTCCCGGGAGACGCCATATCACCAAGCCTATTTGCGAACTGACTTACGGAATGCGCAAAGAAGACATACAGGTAAGTGTGCTTGTGCTCAATTCGGGATCAGGAGTTCCCGATGAACAAATGAAATCCGGTTCCTTCGGCATCAACCCGGAGGAGATCAAACAGATAAATAGACACAAGATGGCAGTCATTCATACAGGAAACATTCGTGATCACGTTGTCAGGAAAGTAAGGGAAATATTGGTCCATGCAGAAGTGCCGGCAGTGGTTGTCTGTCAGACAATCGTGGACTTTGAAGATTTTGCAAAGGCCGGTATCCATACTAGATTGGTAAAACCTCAAGATAAAAACATCCAGACAAAGGGAAAAGTGATGGAGATTGTGACTGGAGTGACGCGAGGAGAAACTTGTCCACGAGACAAGTTAAACGAACTCGTCAAAGCAGTGAAATCCACAATGAAATCAATTGATAACAAAGGAGTGTAA
- the mcrG gene encoding coenzyme-B sulfoethylthiotransferase subunit gamma — protein MAYEAQFYPGATSVAENRRKHMSGKVEKLREISDDDLTIILGHRVPGTDYPSTHPPLAEMGEPECSIREMVEPTDGAKAGDRIRYVQFVDSMYNAPSTPYFRSYNAAINFRGVDPGTLSGRQVVEARERDMEELAKFQLETEMTCPALACLRGASVHGHSLRLQEDGVMFDMLERVRLENGTIIVQKDQVGRPIDKKVDLGKPMSDEEAAKRTTIYRVDNVPYREDKEVLEWVHRVFEQRTMYGYKPAVQE, from the coding sequence ATGGCATATGAAGCACAGTTTTATCCCGGAGCAACAAGTGTTGCGGAAAATAGAAGGAAACACATGTCCGGTAAAGTCGAAAAACTCAGGGAAATCTCTGATGATGACTTAACCATTATTCTCGGACACCGTGTTCCCGGTACAGATTACCCAAGCACCCACCCACCACTGGCGGAAATGGGCGAACCAGAATGTTCCATCCGTGAAATGGTAGAACCTACAGATGGTGCAAAAGCAGGTGACAGGATCAGATACGTACAGTTTGTAGATTCAATGTACAATGCACCTTCCACCCCATACTTCAGGTCCTACAACGCTGCAATTAACTTCAGAGGCGTAGACCCAGGTACACTTTCCGGCCGTCAGGTCGTTGAAGCCCGTGAAAGGGATATGGAAGAACTTGCAAAATTCCAGCTTGAAACCGAAATGACCTGCCCTGCACTTGCATGCCTTCGTGGTGCCAGTGTACACGGTCACTCCCTCCGTCTTCAGGAAGATGGTGTAATGTTTGACATGCTCGAAAGAGTACGTCTGGAAAACGGAACCATCATCGTCCAGAAGGACCAGGTAGGAAGACCAATCGACAAGAAGGTCGATCTCGGAAAACCAATGTCCGACGAAGAAGCTGCAAAAAGGACCACAATCTACCGTGTAGACAATGTCCCATACAGGGAGGATAAGGAAGTCCTCGAATGGGTACACAGGGTCTTTGAACAGAGAACCATGTATGGATACAAGCCAGCTGTACAGGAGTGA